AGCGTTCCTTCTTCAAAGGCTTTACCCTGACCACTATCGAATGATGCATACCGTTCTGCCCGGAATTTGAGGTAATCAGACTCTTTCAGAATGGCATCGGCAGCGATAAACGCACGGGCAAAGGCATCCATACCGCTAATGTGCGCAATGAACAGATCCTCTACATCGGTTGAATTCCGGCGTACTTTCGCATCGAAGTTGATACCACCGGGCTTGATCCCACCGGCCTGCTGAATCACCAAAGCGGCTTCAACGAGTTCGTAAATGTTGATTGGGAACTGGTCGGTATCCCAGCCATTCTGGTAGTCACCCCGGTTGGCGTCGATGCTTCCCAGCATACCCGCATCGGCAGCTACCTGCAACTCGTGGTCGAAGGTATGGCCCGCCAGGGTTGCGTGGTTCACTTCAATATTCAGTTGGAAGTCTTTATCAAGTCCGTATTGGCGCAGGAAACCAATAACCGTAGCAGCATCGTAATCGTACTGATGCTTGGTGGGCTCCATTGGCTTTGGCTCGATGAAGAAGGTACCTGTAAAGCCTTGCTTACGGGCATAGTCCCGGGCAATGGTCAGAAAGCGAGCCAGGTGCTCTACTTCCCGTTTCATGTTGGTGTTCAACAACGACATATAGCCTTCGCGACCACCCCAGAATACGTAGTTCTCACCACCCAGCGCAATAGTTGCATCAATGGCATTCTTCACTTGTGTACCTGCATAGGCCAATACGGAAAAATCAGGATTCGTTGATGCACCGTTCATATAACGGGGATTCGAGAATACGTTGGCTGTTCCCCAAAGCAATTTCACCCCACTGGCGGCCTGTTTCTGCTTGCCATAGTCAACAATAGTTTGCAGGCGTTTTTCGTATTCTGCCGCCGACGAACCTTCATCAACCAGATCAATGTCGTGGAAGCAATAGTAAGGAGCGTCGATTTTGGTAAAGAATTCAAAAGCCGCGTCCATTTTGAGCTTGGCCCGTACATTGGCGTCGCTATCCTGATCCCAGGGAAATACGCGCGTACCGGGGCCAAAGGGATCGCCACCCGTTCCGCAGAAGGTATGCCAGTAGCTGATTGCAAAGCGCAATTGCTCCCGTAATGATTTGCCGTTTATGATCAGTTCGGGATTATACCATTTAAAAGCTAAGGGATTTTTGGATTTGGGGCCTTCGTAGGCAATAGCGCCAATACCTTTGAAAAACTCCTGGTCGCCAAGCGTGATGTTCGACATGATTTGGAAATTGGTTAAGCGTTAATTTTCCAGCAATTTCTATAGTGTAAAATTGACACTTATTTTTTAATTGTCAAAATGACAATTAAAAAATAAGTGTTTCTGACTTATCCTGTATATGGTTGAAACATACAAGCTCGCTAGAAAGAGGCAGAAGACCCGTTGATTTTACTCTATACGCCCGAATGAAAAATGCTGACCATTACAAAATGGTATCCGTATTCGGAATGAAATTCAGGAACGAATTGGTCAATTGACCGTATTTAACCGCATCGACCTGATAATAATACGCTCCCTTTTTGGAAAAGCCCTTCTGCTTCTCATCCAATTTAATGAGCAGTCCCGTTGAGAGGATTTTCCGGCTGAAGTTCCGTTTATCGAAGTCCGTATTGTAAATAGCGTCGTAGAGTTTCTTAAGCTGAGGGATGGTAAATTTTTCGGGCAGGAGTTCAAACCCGATTGGATGCTGGGCTGCTTTATAGCGTAGCCGCTTGAGAGCCAGGTCGACCATATCAGCATGATCGAACAGCAGTGTAGGCAGATCGTAAATCGAAAACCAGCGTGCCTGAAACGCTTCGGACAGGTTCGATTCGTAGTCGGCTACTTTGACCAACGAGAAATAGGCAACGGAAATGGTACGGACGATGGGATCGCGGTACGGATCGCCAAAGGCATGTAGCTGTTCGAGATACACGTTGGTCAGGCCCGTCAGTTCGAACAGAATACGGGCAGCCGCCTGTTCCAGGCTCTCTTCGGGTTGAAGCCAGCCCCCCATCAGCGACCAGGTACTCCCTTCGATGCCCCGCTTTACCAGCAATACCCGGAGACCTTCCCCATCGAAGCCAAAAATAATAGAGTCTAATGCCAGTAAATAAGGGCGCTGCTCTTTGTATTGCTCTACCATCAACAATGTTGTTCGATTCGGGTCGGAAGGTTTTAAACCTGCAAACTACGGAAATTTGGCGGCTTTCTTTAAAAGAAATAGCATGCAGATTAATCTACCTGTCGTTTACGTTTATACTCTTTACCGATCTCAACAGAGGTTTCCTGCGTTCGATAAAAGCTTTCGGGGGGACCGAGATAAGTGGATTTTAAACCACCAACATCTACCACTACCTTTTGAAGCACTACGGCCGGGTCTACCATCCAGAATTTCAGAATGTGTTCACCGCGTTTGGCAAGTGTATGCGACGACATCAGGATACGGATATTATTCGCGACGGATTGCTCCCAAACTTTATTCGTTTCGCCCGCATGCATATCCATCACCTGTGGTTTTTTCTCATCGAATGAGATACCGAACCGTAATCCTTTGTTCTCGTTGACATTAAGCGTTGGCGACAGGTAGGTATATACGCGAACCTGGCCTGTATCGGCGGCATAGATACGGTATTCCAGATGAGGGGTTTGAGCGCTAAGTTCTTCCTGACTGGGCGATGTAACTGGCTCAATCATCATGCCTGCCCCAGTACGACCAATATCCGGCACCGACTCCCAATGAATCGAATCGGCATGAATCGCCTTCGTATAATGAGCCGCTTCCATCGATACGTACCCATCGCTCGCCAGGAAGCCATTCATTTCGGTACGCTTCGGCCAGACAAGGTTCTCTACAACAGCCTCGATTACAATAACCTGACTACCATTGAACCCACTAACGGTAATCGGAATCCGGTGGGTACCAATGGGCACTTTTTTCCAGTCGAGAATACTGACGGCTATCCGTTCCTGGTCCGTTATTCGACTTCCTGAAAGAACTTTCAACCAGGAAACGGGAGTCTCAATGGTACAGGTGAACGGTGTTTTTCCCCGATTGAACACGTCGAAATAAACGGATTGATTCTGGAATGAATTGATAACGGGCAACACCGGCTTTGTCGTTGCTGAAGGCCACCACTCGTCCGACCCTTCAACAGCCACGCCCATTTCGTCTGTCGTTGGATCATCCATTGTTTTTACAGCGGGCATGGTGTTTTTATCGGGCTGCTGCCAGTAGGTATAACCAATGTGCGTTTGATCCATCAGGTGGTGCCATTTGCCGTTGGCCAAAGTATCGTTGTAGTAGCGCGTAATTTGGGCGTCGCGCTCAAATAACTCTTTAGCGCGTAATGCCAGTTGGTTCGTTAGTATTCTCCGCTGCGTGGCATACTGGCGATTTTTGGCGACGGTTACATATAGCTCATTCAGATTGGCACAGGCTCGTACCGGATGCAGCACAAGCTGATAATACGCAGCATGATAGGCCGCTGGCAAGTCGTTGTAAATCTGCTCGGCTTCCCGAAGCAACGCGTTATACTCATTCACAACGGTTTCGGCTTCGCGGTAATGGGTGAGGCTATACGTATCGGGCGAGAGTAATTCAGGCTTTCGGCGACTATTATAGCTGGTATATTTCTGAAGGATGCGCCCAATAGCCCGGGCGTGTTTCGGCCC
This window of the Spirosoma aerolatum genome carries:
- the xylA gene encoding xylose isomerase: MSNITLGDQEFFKGIGAIAYEGPKSKNPLAFKWYNPELIINGKSLREQLRFAISYWHTFCGTGGDPFGPGTRVFPWDQDSDANVRAKLKMDAAFEFFTKIDAPYYCFHDIDLVDEGSSAAEYEKRLQTIVDYGKQKQAASGVKLLWGTANVFSNPRYMNGASTNPDFSVLAYAGTQVKNAIDATIALGGENYVFWGGREGYMSLLNTNMKREVEHLARFLTIARDYARKQGFTGTFFIEPKPMEPTKHQYDYDAATVIGFLRQYGLDKDFQLNIEVNHATLAGHTFDHELQVAADAGMLGSIDANRGDYQNGWDTDQFPINIYELVEAALVIQQAGGIKPGGINFDAKVRRNSTDVEDLFIAHISGMDAFARAFIAADAILKESDYLKFRAERYASFDSGQGKAFEEGTLTLEDLRAYTLENGEPQMRSGKQEWLESIINQYI
- a CDS encoding NUDIX hydrolase is translated as MVEQYKEQRPYLLALDSIIFGFDGEGLRVLLVKRGIEGSTWSLMGGWLQPEESLEQAAARILFELTGLTNVYLEQLHAFGDPYRDPIVRTISVAYFSLVKVADYESNLSEAFQARWFSIYDLPTLLFDHADMVDLALKRLRYKAAQHPIGFELLPEKFTIPQLKKLYDAIYNTDFDKRNFSRKILSTGLLIKLDEKQKGFSKKGAYYYQVDAVKYGQLTNSFLNFIPNTDTIL